From Klebsiella electrica, the proteins below share one genomic window:
- a CDS encoding AAA family ATPase, translating to MFSQVDIDSFGSFAGLSWRKSLKDAGNNVQNFKRLNILYGRNYSGKTTLSRIFRALETGRIPHNYVDPNFTIRGDKGDVTQVGLVGHGYDVRVYNRDFVSDNLSFLVNQTDGEIKTFAIVGEKNKEIEDAIIAIQTKLGSVESEAGLRHELEAKKKERDRTKGNHNTASDALEGKLRSHANSKIKQNRIYGPAVYNIDSIKRDIDSVKKPSFIPLTTEEQASKVNLLKQEALPDIADTVSISLNFESIKKVAEELLSRSIKPTTAIQELLNEAALQTWVKQGIPLHKDKRNTCAFCRQNLPHDIWQVLDSHFSKESSDLESCIDSCLTSIASEIQAIPNFLTLTGDKFYAEEKILFEASKRELAEYLNSYMQDIKTLKAALDKRKNTIFQQVAIPVYIHDSNAIQRCVGDINNLISRNNSRTSSLEKDKNTARESLRLTDVASFIGDITYDTELTRIASLKTDADTANTAFTEAEVEIIKQEAEVTRLQGQQKDERKGAKRVNDLLSHFFGHDGIKLEAKDNVEQTSVKFEVTRDGESAYNLSEGECSLIAFCYFIAKLEEPDSKGKDLIIYIDDPISSLDGNHIFFMFSLIESLIAKPIKNADGTNSFRYKQLFISTHNLDFLKYLKKISLPNEKNHGGCQHFIVERNGGASQISLMPSYLRDYITEFNYLFHQIYKCRNQGGANESHEPFYGFGNNLRKFLEAFLFFKFPHQDDKNDAFERIKKFFGDEDPTAIALVNRLNNEFSHLESIPDRGFRPVEIPEISKVANYVLDKIYAADPHQYNSLLKSIGEPPRTP from the coding sequence ATGTTCAGTCAGGTTGACATCGATAGTTTCGGTAGTTTTGCGGGCCTCAGTTGGAGAAAGAGCCTTAAGGATGCAGGTAACAACGTCCAGAATTTCAAGAGGCTCAACATCCTCTACGGACGGAACTACTCTGGTAAAACGACACTCTCGCGGATTTTCCGCGCTTTGGAAACGGGGCGCATTCCACATAACTACGTGGATCCAAATTTCACTATTCGTGGTGACAAAGGTGATGTGACACAGGTAGGCCTTGTCGGTCATGGCTATGATGTTCGGGTCTACAATCGGGACTTTGTGAGCGATAACCTAAGCTTTTTGGTCAATCAAACCGACGGAGAGATCAAGACGTTTGCTATCGTTGGTGAAAAGAATAAAGAGATCGAAGATGCCATTATCGCAATCCAAACTAAGCTAGGCAGTGTTGAGTCGGAGGCAGGCCTCCGACATGAACTTGAAGCTAAAAAGAAAGAACGAGATCGAACTAAAGGCAATCATAATACTGCGTCTGATGCTCTGGAAGGCAAACTTCGTTCTCATGCCAACAGTAAGATTAAGCAGAACCGCATATACGGCCCTGCTGTTTACAATATAGACAGCATCAAAAGAGACATTGACTCAGTCAAAAAACCTAGCTTCATACCGCTGACAACCGAAGAACAAGCATCCAAGGTCAACCTATTGAAGCAAGAAGCCTTACCTGATATCGCTGATACCGTATCGATAAGCCTCAACTTTGAGTCAATAAAAAAGGTGGCTGAAGAACTCCTTTCAAGATCGATCAAGCCAACTACGGCGATTCAGGAACTGTTGAATGAGGCGGCTCTTCAAACGTGGGTGAAGCAAGGCATACCTCTACATAAAGATAAGCGGAACACTTGCGCCTTCTGTCGTCAGAACCTTCCTCATGACATCTGGCAGGTATTAGACTCTCACTTCAGTAAAGAATCCTCGGATCTGGAGTCGTGTATCGATTCATGCCTGACTTCCATCGCCAGCGAAATCCAAGCCATTCCTAACTTCTTGACTTTGACTGGTGATAAGTTCTATGCAGAAGAAAAAATCTTATTTGAAGCCAGCAAGAGAGAACTTGCTGAATACCTGAATAGCTACATGCAGGATATCAAAACTCTGAAGGCTGCATTGGATAAGAGAAAGAACACCATTTTTCAGCAGGTTGCCATACCTGTCTACATTCACGATTCGAATGCAATTCAGCGATGCGTAGGCGACATCAATAATCTGATCAGTAGAAACAACAGCCGTACAAGTTCACTGGAAAAAGATAAAAATACTGCTCGCGAATCTCTTCGACTTACCGATGTGGCTTCCTTTATCGGAGACATTACCTACGATACTGAGTTGACCCGTATTGCCAGTCTCAAAACAGATGCTGACACTGCCAACACTGCATTTACCGAGGCAGAAGTCGAAATTATCAAACAAGAAGCCGAAGTGACCCGCCTACAGGGCCAACAGAAGGATGAACGCAAGGGCGCGAAGCGAGTGAATGACCTACTCAGTCACTTCTTTGGTCACGATGGCATCAAACTTGAAGCCAAAGACAATGTTGAGCAGACTTCGGTTAAGTTTGAAGTCACAAGAGATGGTGAATCAGCCTACAACTTGAGCGAAGGCGAATGCAGTCTGATTGCTTTCTGCTACTTCATAGCCAAGCTGGAAGAGCCAGACAGCAAAGGTAAGGATCTGATCATTTATATAGATGACCCAATTTCCAGCCTAGACGGGAATCACATCTTCTTCATGTTCAGCTTGATTGAAAGCCTGATTGCGAAACCCATCAAGAATGCAGATGGAACAAACAGCTTTCGCTACAAGCAGCTTTTTATATCCACCCACAACCTAGATTTCTTGAAGTATCTAAAGAAAATATCACTTCCGAATGAGAAGAATCACGGCGGATGCCAACATTTCATCGTGGAGAGAAACGGAGGGGCAAGTCAGATTTCCCTGATGCCTTCGTATCTGCGAGACTACATCACAGAATTCAACTACCTATTTCATCAGATCTACAAGTGCCGTAATCAAGGTGGAGCGAATGAATCTCATGAACCATTTTATGGATTTGGTAACAACCTCCGTAAGTTCCTTGAGGCATTTTTATTCTTTAAGTTCCCCCACCAAGATGACAAGAACGATGCCTTTGAACGGATCAAGAAATTCTTTGGCGATGAGGATCCGACTGCGATAGCTCTTGTGAATAGACTTAACAACGAGTTTTCACATCTCGAATCGATCCCTGATCGTGGATTCAGACCCGTGGAGATTCCAGAAATTTCCAAGGTGGCAAACTACGTATTGGACAAAATTTATGCAGCAGATCCGCATCAATACAACTCCCTGTTAAAAAGCATCGGCGAACCACCAAGGACACCTTAG
- a CDS encoding LysR family transcriptional regulator: MKNIPDLQLIEMLILIVKHGSFRKAAKELNVSPPTLTIAINNLEEKLGVRLLNRSTRSLSLTAVGDEFLNDVTPVLNDYRRVIDNLNYHRAKPEGVVRVNLPRVVLDLFFQRYFVKFKNEYPDIKLELFATDRKVNIIDSGFDAGIRYTQDVPKDMIAIPFGEKLSLIPVASPDFIKEAGEPSSPKDLVNFRCINRCFPGGELYRWEFISPQGNTTEVSVKGDLVIDSDVAMIQAAESGLGIAFVYENLVMEKIKERRLIRLLSDFNYPADNFNIYYPSRKHIPVPLRTFITWVMSMNKNALQ; encoded by the coding sequence ATGAAAAACATCCCCGATTTGCAACTTATTGAAATGCTAATTCTTATTGTGAAACACGGGAGTTTTCGTAAGGCAGCAAAAGAGTTGAATGTTTCACCACCCACTTTAACGATTGCAATAAATAACCTTGAGGAAAAACTGGGTGTCAGACTTTTAAATCGTTCGACCCGGAGTCTTTCGTTGACCGCTGTCGGTGATGAGTTTCTTAATGACGTTACTCCAGTCTTAAATGACTACCGGCGCGTCATTGATAATCTTAATTATCACAGGGCAAAACCGGAAGGCGTGGTAAGAGTAAATTTGCCACGAGTTGTGCTTGATCTCTTCTTTCAACGCTACTTCGTTAAGTTCAAAAATGAATATCCAGATATTAAACTTGAGCTATTCGCAACCGACAGGAAAGTCAATATTATAGACTCAGGTTTCGATGCAGGTATACGCTATACGCAAGATGTTCCTAAAGATATGATTGCGATTCCATTTGGAGAAAAACTCTCTCTTATTCCAGTGGCAAGCCCGGATTTCATAAAAGAAGCAGGCGAACCCTCTTCACCAAAGGATCTCGTTAATTTCAGGTGTATTAATCGCTGCTTTCCTGGTGGTGAGTTATATCGTTGGGAATTTATCAGCCCTCAGGGAAATACCACGGAAGTTTCTGTTAAAGGTGATCTGGTTATTGATTCCGATGTGGCAATGATCCAGGCTGCGGAATCCGGGTTAGGAATTGCATTTGTTTATGAAAATCTTGTTATGGAGAAAATTAAAGAACGCAGACTTATCCGGTTACTGTCTGATTTTAATTATCCTGCGGATAATTTCAATATTTACTACCCAAGCCGTAAGCATATCCCGGTGCCATTGCGAACATTCATAACATGGGTGATGTCGATGAATAAAAATGCGTTACAGTAA
- a CDS encoding endonuclease NucS domain-containing protein, whose protein sequence is MKIAKSEADIRDFLAKNLDMIEPGLMLQKKEQYLKNDNGASGFVDIFARDQKGRIVIIEIKKSDAAARQGLQELAKYAALVRARSLIKSTEYRLIILSVEWHELLTPFSEFYHNTRYALKGGKISLGNDGLPEHIKWISPLPKQAERSFSRRHFIWEYNDIKKARAGAQAGTQYMQRIGLHNFIFAVITLADGSHGISHLVYFSQQEESAEFYQEIINRRFFGEALEEFNDWLEGMSEPSDILGELADKVWEDNEEISLYEKMGAEGLQISHPEKAQYWLSDDMVKDVEIIRSGLFVEANLSDRDLLAELRGMQGGSTYNMDIVASLAYKPEIDALLTATDDVFFFNPIWRTNVHSIVAHALHRKAESLELKTFSNDDILKTLVWTPFDPQRYLPYLIVKLNFADHEEVFVGVIEWNRHSPNWKDMVDIYFDGDAGNLMFHRHFGSIRSLDGEIMELLGLNYTLLHKDRLDNEEPAQPIIFQGLSFSQRKSSRKEYIEILSCQDFMSNAISNEASFDFEFSTMLKTRMKN, encoded by the coding sequence ATGAAAATAGCCAAAAGTGAAGCAGATATTCGCGATTTTTTAGCCAAAAATCTCGACATGATCGAGCCAGGATTGATGCTGCAGAAAAAAGAGCAGTATTTAAAGAATGACAATGGGGCCTCTGGTTTCGTTGATATTTTCGCCCGTGATCAGAAAGGGCGAATCGTTATCATTGAAATAAAAAAATCGGATGCTGCTGCACGTCAAGGCCTACAAGAACTAGCAAAGTATGCAGCATTGGTTCGCGCAAGATCTCTGATTAAATCGACCGAGTATAGGTTGATCATACTATCAGTCGAATGGCACGAATTGCTGACTCCTTTTTCTGAATTCTATCATAACACTCGCTACGCCCTGAAAGGTGGGAAAATCTCATTGGGGAACGATGGGCTCCCAGAACACATCAAATGGATTTCTCCTTTACCAAAACAGGCTGAGAGATCCTTTTCTCGGCGACATTTCATTTGGGAATATAACGATATTAAAAAAGCTCGTGCTGGCGCGCAAGCTGGGACCCAATACATGCAGAGAATCGGTCTGCACAACTTCATCTTCGCAGTTATAACGCTCGCCGATGGAAGTCATGGCATCTCACATCTTGTATATTTTTCTCAACAAGAGGAAAGTGCTGAATTCTACCAAGAAATAATAAACAGACGCTTCTTCGGAGAAGCTTTAGAGGAGTTTAATGACTGGCTGGAGGGGATGTCCGAGCCCAGTGACATTTTAGGTGAACTCGCCGACAAAGTCTGGGAGGACAACGAAGAAATCTCATTATATGAAAAAATGGGTGCAGAAGGATTACAGATTTCCCATCCGGAAAAAGCTCAGTATTGGCTCTCAGATGATATGGTTAAAGATGTTGAGATCATTCGGTCTGGACTTTTTGTTGAAGCTAACTTGTCAGATCGTGATCTACTGGCTGAGTTGCGAGGAATGCAAGGTGGATCAACCTATAATATGGATATTGTTGCATCTTTAGCATATAAGCCTGAGATTGATGCGCTTTTAACTGCTACTGATGACGTGTTTTTCTTTAACCCAATCTGGAGGACTAATGTGCATAGTATCGTAGCCCATGCCCTTCATAGGAAAGCAGAATCACTTGAACTGAAAACCTTCTCAAATGACGACATATTGAAAACGTTAGTCTGGACCCCATTTGATCCCCAGAGATATCTTCCTTATCTTATAGTGAAGCTCAACTTTGCGGACCACGAGGAAGTATTTGTAGGCGTAATAGAGTGGAACAGACATAGTCCAAACTGGAAGGATATGGTTGATATTTATTTTGATGGTGATGCTGGTAACCTTATGTTTCACCGTCATTTTGGATCGATCCGTTCACTGGATGGGGAAATTATGGAATTATTGGGATTGAACTACACTCTGCTTCATAAGGATAGGCTTGACAATGAAGAGCCAGCTCAACCAATTATTTTCCAAGGACTTTCATTTTCTCAGAGAAAAAGTTCTCGAAAGGAATATATCGAAATTCTGTCTTGTCAGGATTTCATGTCGAATGCTATTAGCAACGAAGCTAGTTTTGATTTTGAGTTCTCGACAATGTTGAAAACTCGGATGAAAAACTGA
- a CDS encoding aldo/keto reductase, translating into MKTRYLGKDKFQVSALGLGCMGMSFAYGGAEESQAINTIHTAVDLGVTFLDTAEVYGPFDNEVLVGKAIKGIRDKVQIATKFGFRILPTGQGLERMAGVDSRPEHIREAVEGSLKRLNIETIDLLYQHRVDPTVPVEDVVGTMAELLKEGKIRHIGLSEVSAETLRRASKVHTITAVQTEYSLWTREPEESIIKACRELGVGFVPYSPLGRGFLTGKITDQSGFADDDFRRNLPRFQKEAMQKNQQLLSQLQDVASKYRCTLAQLALAWVMSKGDDIVPIPGARKIEHLKDNAGAASLNISSDDIKSIDHIFTPANVYGLRYNQGDFNLIDK; encoded by the coding sequence GTGAAAACACGTTATCTAGGAAAGGATAAATTCCAGGTTTCTGCATTAGGTCTTGGATGTATGGGAATGAGCTTTGCCTATGGTGGCGCCGAAGAATCTCAGGCTATTAACACCATCCACACTGCGGTTGATTTGGGTGTCACCTTCCTTGATACCGCAGAAGTTTATGGCCCCTTTGATAATGAAGTGCTGGTCGGTAAAGCCATCAAAGGAATTCGCGATAAGGTACAGATTGCGACTAAATTTGGTTTCCGCATCCTTCCTACCGGGCAGGGGCTTGAGCGCATGGCTGGCGTTGACAGTCGCCCGGAACATATCCGCGAAGCTGTCGAAGGTTCACTTAAACGTCTTAACATCGAGACTATTGATTTACTTTATCAACACCGTGTTGACCCTACTGTACCCGTTGAAGATGTTGTGGGAACAATGGCTGAACTCCTCAAGGAAGGGAAAATTCGCCATATCGGGCTTTCAGAGGTATCTGCTGAGACTTTACGCCGGGCCAGCAAAGTTCATACTATCACCGCAGTTCAGACTGAATATTCTCTCTGGACTCGTGAGCCGGAAGAAAGCATCATCAAAGCCTGCCGCGAGTTAGGTGTTGGGTTTGTGCCGTATAGTCCTTTGGGACGTGGATTCTTGACCGGGAAAATCACGGATCAGTCAGGCTTCGCCGATGATGATTTTCGTCGAAATCTTCCTCGCTTCCAGAAAGAAGCCATGCAGAAAAACCAACAATTGCTCAGCCAGCTGCAGGATGTAGCCAGTAAATACCGCTGTACCCTGGCACAACTGGCCCTCGCCTGGGTGATGAGCAAGGGAGATGATATTGTTCCCATTCCTGGTGCGCGGAAAATTGAGCATTTGAAAGATAATGCTGGAGCGGCCAGCCTGAACATTTCCAGCGATGATATTAAATCCATTGACCATATCTTCACTCCTGCCAATGTTTACGGATTGAGATATAACCAGGGTGACTTCAATTTAATCGACAAATAA
- a CDS encoding IS5 family transposase (programmed frameshift), with protein sequence MARYDLPDEAWDIIQPLLPAQPATPRAGRPWAEHRMIINGMFWVLCSGAPWRDLPERYGPWKTVYNRFNRWSKSGVINIIFNRLLSSLDAHGLVDWSATALDGSNIRALRCAAGAPKKHPDIAGDHGLGRSRGGFGTKIHMATDAGGLPLNIVLSPGQAHESQFALRLLDGIGVQRQNGSMKRRGYAVLADKAYSGHALRNELKRKGIKVVIPRKSNEKMAADGRSQLDRDAYRNRNVVERCFGCLKEYRRIATRYDKTARNYLAMVKLGCIRLFYKKLCN encoded by the exons ATGGCCCGCTACGACCTTCCCGATGAAGCATGGGATATCATCCAGCCTTTACTGCCCGCTCAACCTGCAACACCACGGGCCGGACGCCCATGGGCGGAGCATCGTATGATCATCAATGGCATGTTCTGGGTGTTGTGCTCTGGTGCCCCATGGCGTGATTTACCTGAACGATACGGCCCATGGAAAACCGTATATAACCGCTTTAACCGGTGGTCTAAGTCGGGTGTGATTAATATTATTTTCAACAGGTTGCTTTCTTCTCTTGATGCTCACGGCCTCGTTGACTGGTCAGCTACTGCGCTGGATGGCAGCAATATCCGGGCACTCAGGTGCGCCGCCGGCGCGC CAAAAAAACATCCCGATATCGCCGGAGATCATGGGCTGGGTCGCTCTCGCGGTGGTTTTGGCACCAAAATCCATATGGCGACGGATGCAGGCGGTCTCCCGTTAAATATCGTGCTGAGTCCCGGACAGGCTCACGAAAGCCAGTTCGCATTACGCCTTCTGGACGGAATTGGTGTTCAGCGCCAGAACGGCAGCATGAAACGTCGTGGTTATGCGGTGCTGGCTGACAAAGCCTACTCAGGACATGCGCTTCGCAATGAGCTGAAACGAAAAGGGATAAAAGTGGTTATCCCGCGGAAATCTAATGAAAAAATGGCAGCAGATGGTCGTTCACAGCTTGATCGTGATGCTTATCGTAATCGCAACGTTGTTGAGCGGTGTTTTGGCTGTCTGAAAGAATACCGTCGCATTGCCACGCGTTACGACAAAACGGCGAGGAATTATCTGGCGATGGTGAAACTGGGTTGCATTAGACTGTTTTACAAAAAATTATGCAATTAA